The following proteins come from a genomic window of Anopheles ziemanni chromosome 3, idAnoZiCoDA_A2_x.2, whole genome shotgun sequence:
- the LOC131289020 gene encoding uncharacterized protein LOC131289020, with translation MDAPEAYGSSEDPEVRQAFSDSILHILRPLSVLEVASRVGSRQGKLDRASPDGSDSTRSALSEPFSDLDESYILLDQRKKKPGKDDGDDMMLLNQFTSEFRQVYDQLVSDKQDRVEESILPPDDSPEDGIPTSDEPIPTDFGVTDTDSFSPQFQSYIAEMLRKCDLKYHLDEKKKRLDQHRRRHRRVRKVQPVDPRDPSEPAERDSLSGMWRMLDAVSEPNGFPITDGEYDLYEDERFEWLMREKLPWHRLEVSKKKCEQWLKMGPTVTKADERRSRESQRASGHRRW, from the exons ATGGACGCACCCGAGGCTTACGGCTCCAGCGAGGATCCAGAAGTGCGGCAGGCTTTCTCTGACAGTATCCTGCACATTTTACGGCCCTTGTCCGTGCTCGAGGTGGCGTCCAGGGTAGGTTCACGGCAGGGCAAGCTGGACCGTGCCTCGCCGGATGGCTCCGACTCGACCCGCAGTGCGCTCTCGGAGCCATTCTCCGATCTGGATGAGTCGTACATCCTGCTGGATCAACGGAAAAAG AAACCCGGCAAAGATGACGGTGACGACATGATGTTGCTCAATCAGTTCACCTCCGAGTTCCGGCAGGTGTACGACCAGCTCGTCAGCGACAAACAAGACAGGGTTGAAGAAAGTATACTTCCTCCGGATGACTCTCCAGAGGATGGGATTCCCACCTCGGACGAGCCGATACCCACCGACTTCGGAGTGACGGACACGGACAGCTTTAGCCCACAGTTCCAGAGCTACATCGCTGAGATGCTGCGAAAGTGCGACCTCAAGTATCATCTAGacgagaagaagaagcgaCTCGATCAGCACCGACGACGCCATCGGCGGGTGCGGAAGGTTCAGCCGGTTGATCCGCGCGATCCGTCGGAACCGGCCGAGCGGGACTCGCTCTCCGGCATGTGGCGAATGCTGGATGCCGTCTCCGAACCCAACGGGTTCCCCATCACCGACGGGGAGTACGACCTGTACGAAGACGAACGGTTCGAGTGGCTGATGCGGGAGAAGCTTCCCTGGCATCGGCTGGAAGTGTCGAAGAAGAAGTGCGAACAGTGGCTCAAGATGGGCCCAACAGTGACGAAGGCGGACGAGCGCCGATCCCGCGAGTCTCAGCGAGCCTCGGGACATCGGCGATGGTAA
- the LOC131289636 gene encoding chymotrypsin-2-like has translation MFRLSVLLTIGLAVSAFGNVLSPEFTEWAGRIVGGTNAGTNQFPYQVSLRSAGNAHFCGGSIINNRYVLTAAHCTIGRTTGNTVSVVGALFLNSGGIAHGTARIVNHPSYNANTLANDVSLVQTASVITYNAAVQPIALGGNFVTGGGAVASGWGQLGANVGIPNHLQFLNTQIITLADCRNRHTATGNAGRIFDSTVCTLSPNGQGMCMGDSGGPLVQGGAVHGIVSWGIPCGLGQPDVFARVSSFIGWIQANAV, from the exons ATGTTCCGTCTTAGCGTTCTGCTCACCATCGGCTTGGCCGTATCGGCCTTCGGAAACG TACTGTCCCCGGAGTTCACCGAGTGGGCTGGACGTATCGTTGGTGGAACGAACGCCGGAACCAACCAGTTCCCGTACCAGGTGTCGCTGCGTTCGGCAGGCAATGCCCATTTCTGCGGCGGCTCCATCATCAACAACCGCTACGTCCTGACGGCGGCTCACTGCACCATTGGCCGCACCACCGGTAACACGGTCTCCGTCGTCGGAGCCCTTTTCCTGAACTCTGGCGGAATTGCTCACGGCACGGCCCGCATCGTCAACCACCCGAGCTACAACGCCAACACGCTCGCCAACGATGTCTCGCTGGTGCAGACCGCCTCGGTCATCACGTACAACGCCGCTGTCCAGCCGATCGCTCTCGGAGGAAACTTCGTCACCGGCGGTGGTGCCGTCGCTTCCGGTTGGGGTCAGCTCGGA GCCAACGTTggtatcccgaaccacctgcAGTTCCTGAACACCCAGATCATCACGCTGGCTGACTGCCGCAATCGCCATACTGCTACTGGCAACGCTGGCCGCATCTTCGACTCGACCGTCTGCACGCTCAGCCCGAACGGCCAGGGCATGTGCATGGGAGACTCCGGTGGCCCGCTGGTTCAGGGAGGCGCTGTGCACGGTATTGTGTCGTGGGGCATCCCGTGCGGACTTGGCCAGCCTGATGTGTTCGCTCGCGTCTCTTCCTTCATCGGCTGGATCCAGGCCAACGCTGTCTAA